In Alkalihalobacillus sp. TS-13, the following are encoded in one genomic region:
- a CDS encoding ABC transporter ATP-binding protein, with protein MATREKLVEVKNLKKYFNMGKGQMLKAVDDVSFDIYKGETLGLVGESGCGKSTTGRTIIRLYGATDGSVTFNGEDVHGKKNKAKLKEFNRKMQMIFQDPYASLNPRMTVKDIIAEGIDIHGLAKTKEERLNRVYELLETVGLNKEHANRYPHEFSGGQRQRIGIARALAVDPDFIIADEPISALDVSIQAQVVNLMQKLQRERGLTYLFIAHDLSMVKHISDRVGVMYLGNLVELTESDTLYNEPLHPYTQALLSAIPVPDPELERSRERIILEGDVPSPVSPPSGCRFRTRCPHAMDVCAKVVPKWQEAREGHYVACHLYDEELKEN; from the coding sequence ATGGCAACAAGAGAGAAATTAGTAGAAGTAAAGAATCTAAAGAAATACTTCAACATGGGCAAAGGGCAAATGTTGAAAGCAGTAGACGATGTTTCATTTGATATTTATAAAGGTGAAACGTTAGGTCTAGTTGGTGAATCCGGTTGTGGTAAATCTACGACTGGAAGAACGATCATCCGCCTATATGGTGCTACAGACGGATCTGTCACTTTCAACGGTGAAGATGTCCATGGTAAGAAAAATAAAGCGAAGCTAAAAGAGTTCAATAGAAAGATGCAGATGATCTTCCAGGATCCTTATGCATCATTGAACCCAAGGATGACTGTAAAAGATATCATTGCTGAAGGTATTGATATTCACGGACTTGCAAAGACGAAGGAAGAAAGACTGAATCGTGTATATGAACTTCTAGAAACGGTCGGCCTGAATAAAGAACATGCGAACCGTTATCCGCACGAATTCAGTGGTGGACAACGTCAACGTATCGGAATTGCCCGTGCATTAGCAGTAGATCCTGATTTCATCATTGCTGACGAGCCTATCTCAGCATTGGACGTATCCATTCAAGCACAGGTTGTCAACTTGATGCAAAAGCTTCAGCGTGAGCGCGGTTTGACATACTTGTTCATTGCACATGACCTGTCAATGGTCAAGCATATCAGTGACCGTGTCGGGGTTATGTATCTTGGTAACCTTGTAGAGCTTACTGAAAGTGACACGCTTTACAATGAGCCTTTGCATCCATACACACAAGCTCTACTGTCTGCGATTCCTGTTCCAGATCCGGAGCTTGAGCGAAGCCGTGAGCGTATCATTCTTGAAGGTGATGTACCATCTCCTGTATCACCACCTAGCGGCTGCCGTTTCCGTACAAGATGTCCACATGCGATGGATGTATGTGCGAAAGTGGTACCTAAGTGGCAAGAAGCTCGAGAAGGTCACTATGTAGCTTGTCACCTATATGATGAAGAATTGAAGGAAAATTAA
- a CDS encoding DegV family protein, with amino-acid sequence MKIALVVDSASDFLGQEEYIEITTPLKVVPLNVNFKGEDTYLDGTTITHEEFYEKMRNSKELPKTSQPAPQKFFDTFKELLSEGYSVIYLGIASNLSGTFQSANVANEMFSKEEQKRLYLVDTETVSAGVIYLLEFADQLIQMGHTPEEVYQKIQERKKDVTGIILLETLENLRKGGRISTLQGKVGNFLNIKPLLKIKEGTVETLENFRGKKKGIKKLAEMIHDWREDHGELLIVHSYPSKQVVIESFKEQFSLDTFKKIRCIKLGSVIGTYGSENSIGIIKY; translated from the coding sequence ATGAAGATAGCTTTAGTAGTTGATAGTGCGAGTGATTTTTTAGGACAAGAAGAATACATAGAAATTACCACTCCATTGAAAGTAGTCCCGCTGAACGTTAATTTTAAAGGGGAAGATACCTATTTAGATGGCACTACTATCACCCATGAAGAATTCTATGAAAAAATGAGAAATTCAAAAGAGCTGCCTAAAACGAGCCAGCCTGCACCCCAAAAATTTTTCGATACATTCAAAGAATTACTTTCAGAAGGCTATTCAGTAATTTATCTAGGCATCGCGAGTAATTTAAGCGGTACTTTTCAAAGTGCTAACGTAGCCAATGAAATGTTTAGTAAAGAAGAGCAAAAAAGGCTTTATTTAGTTGATACAGAGACGGTTTCAGCTGGAGTTATTTATTTGTTGGAATTTGCCGATCAATTAATCCAAATGGGTCATACACCAGAAGAAGTCTATCAAAAAATACAAGAACGCAAGAAAGATGTAACAGGGATCATCCTACTCGAAACATTAGAGAACTTGAGAAAAGGCGGTCGCATCTCAACATTACAAGGTAAAGTCGGTAACTTTTTGAATATCAAACCTTTGCTTAAGATAAAAGAGGGGACAGTAGAAACTCTTGAAAACTTCCGGGGTAAAAAGAAAGGGATTAAAAAACTGGCTGAAATGATTCATGACTGGAGAGAGGACCACGGAGAATTATTGATCGTACACAGTTACCCTTCTAAGCAGGTTGTCATTGAGAGCTTTAAAGAGCAATTTTCCTTGGATACATTCAAAAAGATCCGTTGTATTAAGTTAGGTAGTGTCATCGGGACTTATGGGAGTGAAAATTCCATCGGGATCATAAAGTATTGA
- a CDS encoding HD domain-containing protein gives MRQPTLLEIFEHHKTQKYLQRSGVVHAIASSFHAYKLSGQYGVDPMLACKAALLHDIGHYTWYRDGKWDYEQYKANDIHAIKGAERAHKLLIELGEDRENAKAISLAILLHTDSYLPGGSLELNPLQKVVRLADEADEEPGGLHHYREISYEKAIELVKKLDSKLNENGNPTPLQQTS, from the coding sequence ATGCGTCAACCAACATTGCTTGAAATATTCGAACATCATAAAACACAAAAATATTTACAACGATCTGGAGTTGTGCATGCCATTGCCTCCAGTTTCCATGCCTATAAGCTGTCCGGTCAATATGGGGTCGATCCTATGCTTGCATGTAAAGCAGCACTTCTTCATGATATTGGTCATTATACATGGTACAGGGATGGTAAGTGGGATTATGAGCAGTACAAAGCAAATGATATACACGCAATCAAAGGTGCTGAAAGAGCACATAAATTATTGATTGAGCTTGGGGAAGATCGTGAAAATGCGAAAGCTATTTCATTAGCCATTCTTTTGCATACTGATTCATATTTGCCTGGGGGATCATTAGAATTGAATCCATTACAGAAAGTCGTCAGGTTGGCTGATGAAGCTGATGAAGAACCTGGTGGTCTCCACCATTATCGTGAAATTTCATATGAGAAAGCAATCGAGCTGGTCAAAAAGCTTGACTCGAAGTTAAATGAAAACGGAAATCCAACACCACTTCAACAAACAAGCTGA
- a CDS encoding putative glycoside hydrolase, protein MADETQDYEVAFHKGIETHVMKRELPEQLPRFAYDSGFTFQYPDAVRGIYVTGHSAGGSRFEKLVSMLDNTELNAMVVDIKDDHGYITYIPDKESPLHSAGQPYIKDPRKMLETLEKHEIYPIARVVVFKDSVLAKQKPGLSFKNGGAVWKNGRGEAFVNPFMKEVWDYNVQVAIEAAKLGFQEIQFDYVRFPEGFEKRDKTLSYNQGEYADLDIDDVQKRVTAVTEFVEYAKKQLEPYGVKVSVDIFGYTATLPEAPGIGQNFSKISSHVDVISSMIYPSHWTSYFGIAKPDLEPYRLVTEYAKMENKKLSELENPPISRPWIQDFTASYLGSGNYMKYGKSEVEAQIRALNENGIKEFLLWDAGNTYTPNVDYTP, encoded by the coding sequence ATGGCAGATGAAACACAAGACTATGAAGTAGCATTTCACAAAGGTATTGAAACACATGTAATGAAAAGGGAACTTCCGGAGCAGCTTCCGAGGTTTGCATATGACTCAGGATTTACATTTCAATATCCAGATGCAGTAAGAGGAATTTATGTAACAGGGCACTCTGCAGGGGGCAGCAGGTTTGAGAAGCTTGTATCAATGCTTGATAATACTGAATTGAATGCAATGGTGGTTGATATCAAGGATGATCATGGGTATATTACGTACATACCAGATAAAGAATCCCCATTACATTCTGCTGGTCAACCGTATATCAAAGACCCGAGAAAAATGTTAGAGACATTAGAGAAACATGAAATTTATCCAATTGCACGGGTTGTCGTTTTTAAGGATTCCGTGCTTGCAAAACAGAAGCCTGGACTCTCCTTTAAAAATGGTGGGGCGGTTTGGAAGAATGGTCGAGGAGAAGCATTCGTAAACCCATTCATGAAAGAAGTATGGGATTACAATGTACAAGTGGCGATCGAAGCAGCGAAGTTAGGATTCCAGGAAATTCAGTTCGATTACGTCCGTTTCCCTGAAGGTTTTGAAAAACGGGATAAAACGTTATCGTATAATCAGGGTGAATACGCTGATCTTGATATCGATGATGTTCAAAAGCGAGTGACCGCTGTAACAGAATTCGTGGAGTATGCTAAGAAACAACTAGAACCATATGGTGTTAAAGTGTCTGTAGACATTTTCGGATATACCGCAACCTTACCTGAAGCACCGGGTATCGGTCAAAACTTCTCAAAAATATCGAGTCATGTCGATGTCATTTCATCTATGATATACCCTAGTCACTGGACCTCGTATTTTGGGATTGCAAAACCAGACTTGGAACCATATCGTCTTGTTACGGAATATGCAAAAATGGAAAATAAGAAGTTGAGTGAACTTGAAAACCCACCGATCTCCAGACCTTGGATACAGGATTTTACGGCTTCTTATCTAGGGAGCGGCAATTACATGAAATATGGTAAATCTGAAGTAGAAGCACAAATCCGAGCACTTAATGAAAATGGTATTAAAGAATTCCTTCTATGGGATGCCGGAAACACATATACACCGAATGTAGATTACACGCCGTAA
- a CDS encoding N-acetyltransferase yields the protein MNWYEKLNEYFPVEEMKSKKHMELLLKEKGDVYHKDESKYHVLMYAEFEDFIFIDYIFVSGAARGQGIGHKILEKLKEKGKPIILEVEPVDYEDSDTEKRQRFYKREGFIHAESIGYRRRSLATNEINEMEILFWAPENESEEMVYESMKKMYEKIHTYKDVELYGKSYQDVDDVLTFEE from the coding sequence ATGAACTGGTACGAAAAACTGAATGAATATTTTCCTGTAGAAGAAATGAAGTCGAAGAAACACATGGAGCTATTGTTGAAGGAAAAAGGTGATGTTTATCATAAGGATGAGAGTAAATATCACGTCCTGATGTATGCAGAATTCGAGGATTTTATTTTCATCGATTATATTTTTGTATCTGGGGCTGCGAGAGGGCAAGGAATTGGCCACAAGATATTAGAAAAGCTTAAAGAGAAGGGAAAGCCGATCATCCTGGAAGTAGAGCCCGTTGATTACGAAGATTCTGATACCGAAAAAAGACAACGCTTTTATAAACGGGAAGGGTTCATACATGCAGAATCGATCGGGTACAGACGCCGCTCACTTGCGACCAATGAAATCAATGAGATGGAAATCCTGTTCTGGGCACCTGAAAATGAATCAGAAGAAATGGTTTATGAAAGTATGAAAAAAATGTATGAAAAGATTCATACCTACAAAGACGTAGAGCTGTACGGTAAATCTTATCAGGATGTAGATGATGTTCTCACATTTGAAGAGTAA
- a CDS encoding efflux RND transporter permease subunit has protein sequence MKITELSVFRPIAMGMVILFMLIIGAVSVRNTPVDLFPDLTFPVAAVTVTYEGASPEEVEKLLAQPIENIMGTIPNVESVSSVSRTGGALIIVSYHWGTDMDFAALKMREQLDAVRDQLPRDVPQPRVLRFNPNDLPIVRLGIQAPEGDLVSAKKLVENEIKPALDSIDGVASVTIEGGTEKVVNVSVDSEALNDFGITIDQLRQILAGENVTMPSGEINDKDMKYPLRVVGEFDSITELRQLPIPTKSGVVELDQLVEIEETTANTDQISYLNGEPSIGISILKQSGENTVTVANNVEKKLEDLSLSENVKVETIFNQAKFIKQSIKAVLLNMIIGSILAAGILYLFLRNLRSTLIIGFSIPISVMTAFIFMYFSGQTLNLLTLGGLALGVGMIVDNSIVILESIYRLREKGVPIKEAAITGAKEVSGAVIASTLTTVVVFLPIVFVDGLAAQLFKPLALSVTYALAASLITALIIVPLLSSNLILGKHKKINQKGKFLNFQRRYIYLLRKALRYPKRVILGTLVLLLVSLSAIPFIGTEFLPAQDQSYVNIDVELPPGSSTNSTYQTTEIINEKLDSISAIDLYYVTIGGSNDFSIQAGTNSNTAMYSILLKPISEREQSDVQIAETIRSKIGKVENAEISVQASDAGFSESPVSIEVSGPDLGTLETISDNIKAEINKVDGIREIDSNYETGNPQLEIEVDRTKASSFGLTSAQVSQAVQNATNGRVATVFNRSGDQVDVRVQVDPEKLEDVEDLKNLNIETPRGELVKLKSIAEIKQGTGPSQINRSDRLREIRVSASILDRDLGNVMNDVKKQIKENVSLPSGYEISFGGQNQQMKDAFFKLSGALALAIVLIYMVMAGQFESFSYPFIIMFSIPLTAIGILLGLVVTRQPFGVGSLVGILILTGIIVNNAIVLVDYINQLKQRGLSTSRSIVKAGKARLRPIMMTALTTILGLIPLMIGIGEGTEIQQPMAIVIIFGLLFGTLISLIFIPVIYNQFDRIKETRKGKKEQAKDIPKS, from the coding sequence ATGAAAATAACTGAACTTTCCGTATTTAGACCAATCGCCATGGGAATGGTGATCTTATTCATGCTAATCATCGGGGCGGTAAGTGTTCGGAATACACCGGTCGACTTATTTCCTGACCTTACTTTCCCTGTTGCAGCAGTCACGGTTACATATGAAGGCGCAAGTCCAGAGGAAGTTGAGAAACTTCTTGCACAACCGATTGAAAATATCATGGGGACCATCCCTAACGTAGAAAGTGTTTCATCTGTTTCACGAACAGGCGGGGCACTTATTATTGTGTCATATCACTGGGGCACAGACATGGACTTTGCCGCCTTAAAAATGAGGGAACAGCTTGATGCAGTTCGTGATCAACTCCCTCGAGACGTTCCACAACCAAGAGTTCTCCGGTTTAATCCGAATGACCTCCCGATTGTCCGTTTAGGCATCCAAGCGCCAGAGGGTGACCTGGTCTCTGCCAAGAAACTTGTAGAAAATGAAATCAAGCCTGCCCTGGATTCGATTGATGGCGTTGCTTCCGTCACGATTGAAGGTGGCACAGAGAAAGTTGTCAACGTGTCTGTAGATTCAGAAGCTTTGAATGATTTCGGTATCACCATTGACCAGCTCAGACAAATTTTGGCTGGAGAAAACGTGACGATGCCGAGTGGAGAAATCAATGACAAGGATATGAAGTATCCATTACGTGTTGTTGGAGAATTCGATTCGATCACCGAGCTCAGACAATTGCCAATTCCGACTAAGAGCGGTGTCGTGGAACTGGATCAGCTCGTTGAAATTGAAGAGACGACGGCAAATACTGACCAGATCAGTTATCTGAACGGGGAACCGAGCATCGGTATATCCATCCTGAAACAATCCGGAGAGAATACCGTTACAGTAGCAAACAACGTCGAAAAGAAATTGGAAGATCTCTCACTCTCCGAAAATGTGAAAGTGGAGACGATTTTCAACCAGGCAAAATTCATTAAACAGTCCATTAAAGCGGTTCTGCTTAATATGATCATCGGTAGTATACTCGCTGCCGGAATCCTGTATCTTTTCTTAAGGAATCTCCGTAGTACGTTGATCATCGGCTTCTCGATACCGATCTCGGTGATGACTGCTTTCATTTTCATGTATTTTTCCGGCCAAACCCTCAACCTTTTGACTTTAGGTGGGTTAGCGCTTGGGGTTGGTATGATTGTCGATAATTCCATCGTCATTTTAGAAAGTATATACAGGCTAAGGGAAAAAGGTGTACCTATAAAAGAGGCTGCAATCACTGGAGCAAAAGAAGTTAGCGGTGCTGTCATCGCCTCTACACTTACAACTGTGGTCGTTTTCCTGCCGATTGTTTTTGTCGATGGTTTGGCTGCACAGTTATTTAAACCATTAGCTCTAAGTGTTACGTATGCGCTCGCAGCTTCACTCATCACGGCGCTGATCATCGTTCCATTGCTGTCATCAAACTTGATCTTAGGAAAACACAAGAAAATCAACCAGAAAGGAAAGTTTCTAAACTTTCAAAGGCGATATATTTATCTCTTAAGAAAAGCGCTTCGCTATCCGAAACGGGTGATTCTTGGTACATTGGTTCTCCTTCTCGTATCGCTTTCTGCTATCCCATTCATAGGGACAGAGTTTTTACCAGCCCAAGACCAGAGTTACGTGAATATTGATGTAGAACTGCCTCCAGGAAGCAGTACAAATTCAACCTATCAAACAACTGAAATCATCAATGAAAAATTGGATAGCATTAGTGCGATCGATCTCTACTATGTGACGATCGGTGGGTCGAATGACTTTTCCATCCAGGCTGGCACCAATAGTAATACGGCAATGTACAGCATATTACTGAAGCCTATTTCCGAACGTGAGCAATCGGATGTTCAAATAGCCGAAACCATCAGATCGAAAATCGGCAAGGTTGAAAATGCCGAGATATCTGTTCAAGCGAGTGATGCAGGCTTTTCAGAATCGCCCGTTTCAATAGAAGTTTCTGGTCCGGATTTAGGAACGCTAGAAACCATTTCAGACAATATTAAAGCAGAAATCAATAAAGTGGATGGAATTCGGGAAATCGATTCTAATTATGAAACAGGGAATCCTCAGCTTGAAATCGAAGTCGATCGAACCAAAGCCTCAAGTTTTGGATTGACGAGTGCCCAGGTTTCGCAAGCTGTTCAAAATGCAACGAACGGGAGAGTTGCTACTGTATTCAATCGAAGCGGTGACCAAGTCGATGTAAGAGTGCAAGTCGATCCAGAAAAGCTTGAGGATGTAGAGGATCTGAAAAATTTAAACATCGAGACACCTAGGGGAGAATTAGTGAAATTGAAATCTATCGCTGAGATCAAGCAAGGAACTGGCCCCAGTCAAATCAACAGATCCGATCGATTACGGGAAATTAGGGTTAGCGCATCAATTCTCGATCGAGATCTGGGAAATGTCATGAATGATGTCAAAAAACAAATTAAAGAGAATGTCTCTTTACCATCTGGTTATGAAATTTCATTCGGTGGTCAAAATCAGCAAATGAAAGATGCCTTCTTCAAACTTAGTGGTGCTTTGGCACTTGCGATCGTATTAATATACATGGTTATGGCGGGTCAATTCGAATCCTTTTCCTACCCATTCATCATCATGTTCTCGATTCCGCTTACTGCAATTGGGATTTTACTTGGATTGGTAGTCACCCGACAGCCTTTTGGAGTTGGTTCGTTAGTCGGTATCTTGATCTTGACAGGAATCATAGTCAACAACGCCATTGTGCTCGTCGACTATATCAACCAGCTGAAGCAAAGGGGACTCTCCACTTCGCGCTCGATTGTAAAAGCCGGTAAAGCGCGTCTACGTCCGATCATGATGACTGCCTTGACGACGATTCTCGGCTTGATCCCACTTATGATCGGGATCGGTGAAGGCACAGAAATCCAACAACCTATGGCGATTGTGATTATTTTTGGTCTTCTATTCGGAACCCTGATCAGCCTGATCTTCATACCAGTCATCTATAACCAATTCGACCGGATAAAAGAAACACGTAAAGGAAAGAAAGAACAAGCCAAAGATATACCAAAATCTTAA
- a CDS encoding efflux RND transporter periplasmic adaptor subunit, with amino-acid sequence MKKSLALLSSFIILLTACSEDIITSDNAADNAIPVKTEAVEKSTFKESIELVGRTTPSEQIPVISSTPSQVKKVHVKEGDNVKKGDLLFSLEDQQLRQQLAQARSAVSTLERSRNQLNSAIEQQQATQSRVNKVIDDTIDQLEEIPLPEQADSDEITATISETLEQLKGVASSGSSLTASTLPLINGQLEQAKGGVRQAESALEATKITSPIDGTVGQVNAKAGAPALPSSPLAVVSSNQDLKAVFSANKFQVKELTEDMPVQMSFEDVSKPIKSTIESISSEPNPETSTYTVSVTLPENQENIQSDSTATALIDTQIKENTLTVPNQAILYDQNKPYVFVVQDERAIKRVIELEGTSKHTSHVSKGLTEGDVVVTEGKYQLINRSKISIKK; translated from the coding sequence TTGAAAAAGTCATTAGCTTTGCTTAGTAGTTTTATAATCCTTTTAACAGCGTGTTCTGAAGATATCATTACAAGCGACAACGCTGCTGACAATGCGATACCTGTAAAGACGGAAGCCGTTGAAAAATCCACCTTCAAAGAATCAATTGAACTCGTGGGTAGAACAACCCCGTCTGAGCAAATCCCGGTCATCTCCTCCACACCTTCCCAAGTAAAAAAAGTACATGTAAAAGAAGGAGATAATGTTAAAAAAGGAGATCTGCTTTTTTCATTAGAAGATCAACAACTGCGACAACAACTTGCACAAGCCAGGTCAGCCGTCTCGACCCTTGAACGTTCGAGAAATCAACTTAATTCAGCTATCGAACAACAACAAGCTACACAATCCCGAGTGAACAAAGTCATTGACGATACGATCGATCAGCTGGAAGAGATCCCATTGCCAGAGCAAGCTGATTCGGATGAAATCACAGCTACGATCTCAGAAACACTTGAACAATTAAAAGGAGTGGCTTCATCTGGCTCCTCACTCACCGCTTCCACCCTACCGCTGATCAACGGTCAACTGGAACAGGCAAAAGGAGGAGTGAGACAAGCCGAAAGCGCATTAGAAGCAACTAAAATCACATCACCAATTGATGGGACAGTTGGTCAAGTCAATGCAAAAGCTGGAGCACCAGCCCTCCCCTCTTCACCTTTAGCTGTTGTTTCAAGTAATCAAGACCTGAAAGCTGTTTTCAGTGCAAACAAATTTCAGGTAAAAGAACTCACAGAGGATATGCCAGTACAAATGAGCTTCGAAGACGTCTCAAAGCCGATTAAGAGTACAATAGAATCCATTTCTTCAGAACCGAATCCGGAAACAAGCACGTACACGGTCTCAGTCACGTTACCTGAAAACCAGGAAAACATCCAGTCAGATTCTACCGCAACCGCTCTGATCGATACCCAGATCAAAGAAAATACACTGACTGTACCGAATCAGGCCATTCTCTATGATCAAAACAAACCATATGTCTTTGTCGTCCAGGATGAGCGAGCGATCAAACGAGTAATTGAGCTCGAAGGAACAAGCAAGCATACTAGCCATGTCAGCAAAGGATTGACTGAAGGTGACGTTGTTGTCACCGAAGGAAAATACCAATTGATAAACCGTTCGAAAATCAGTATTAAAAAGTGA
- the spxA gene encoding transcriptional regulator SpxA codes for MVTLYTSPSCTSCRKARAWLEEHEIPFQERNIFSEPLSINELKEILRMTEEGTDEIISKRSKTFQELNVNLETMPLQDLFELMSENPGLLRRPILIDEKRLQVGYNEDEIRRFLPRKVRTFQLLEAQKMVN; via the coding sequence ATGGTTACATTATATACTTCTCCAAGTTGCACATCATGCAGAAAGGCTAGAGCATGGCTAGAGGAACACGAAATACCTTTCCAAGAGCGTAATATCTTTTCAGAGCCATTGTCAATCAATGAGCTTAAAGAGATTCTGCGTATGACAGAGGAAGGTACAGACGAAATCATTTCGAAACGCTCCAAGACGTTCCAAGAGTTGAATGTCAACCTTGAGACTATGCCGCTTCAAGATTTGTTTGAGCTGATGAGCGAAAATCCTGGATTATTGCGTCGTCCGATTTTGATTGATGAAAAACGTCTGCAAGTAGGATACAACGAAGATGAAATCCGTCGTTTCCTACCAAGAAAAGTACGTACATTCCAACTCCTCGAAGCTCAAAAAATGGTCAACTAA
- a CDS encoding nuclease-related domain-containing protein, translating to MTKKINFYSPKIEKLEAILRRSTPYHPGRAKAESWLSISKAGVKGERSLDYPLSFLDGNEYTIYNGTRLSSGKYYFQIDSLLTHTKYNIILEVKNLAGKLIFDTAHCQLIQQFDDGREVIHKDPIHQVDHQHFQLRRWLEQHKFSNDIPIYSFVVLTNDSAQIEPRDNEKLLTKKVLQFLTPCYH from the coding sequence TTGACGAAAAAAATCAATTTTTACTCACCAAAAATCGAAAAACTTGAAGCAATACTAAGAAGATCTACACCATACCATCCAGGAAGAGCAAAAGCGGAAAGCTGGTTGTCAATAAGCAAGGCAGGGGTCAAGGGAGAAAGATCACTCGATTATCCTTTAAGTTTTCTCGATGGTAATGAATATACGATTTATAATGGCACACGCTTATCAAGCGGTAAATATTACTTCCAAATTGATTCACTTTTAACTCACACGAAATACAACATTATTTTAGAGGTCAAAAATTTAGCAGGAAAACTTATCTTTGACACTGCCCATTGTCAACTCATCCAACAGTTTGATGACGGTAGGGAAGTAATCCACAAAGATCCTATACATCAGGTAGACCATCAACATTTTCAACTGAGAAGATGGTTAGAACAACATAAATTCTCGAATGATATTCCGATATACTCATTTGTTGTTCTAACAAATGATTCCGCTCAAATCGAACCTCGGGATAATGAAAAGCTGCTCACGAAAAAAGTCCTTCAATTCCTCACTCCGTGTTACCATTGA
- a CDS encoding TerC family protein encodes MFESEFIIALLSIIAIDIVLGGDNAIVIALASRNLPVHQRNKAILLGTGLAIAVRVVLTIVAVYLLKIPYLMLVGGVLLVYIAYNLLAEDNGEADIKAGTTLREAVRTIVVADIVMGLDNVLAIAGAAHGNILLVIIGLLVSVPIIIWGSKLILHFMERFPALVYIGSGILAFTAAKMITEEQIIHNLIGHNDFLSVLLYVFIIGGVLLSGWFTKRIKTHESLN; translated from the coding sequence TTGTTTGAATCGGAATTTATCATTGCACTTTTATCAATTATTGCCATTGACATCGTTCTTGGCGGGGATAATGCGATTGTCATTGCGTTGGCCAGCCGTAATTTACCCGTTCACCAGCGGAATAAAGCGATTTTATTAGGTACAGGCTTAGCGATTGCCGTAAGGGTTGTACTAACCATTGTGGCCGTTTACTTATTAAAAATACCTTACCTTATGTTAGTAGGTGGTGTCCTTCTTGTTTACATCGCCTATAATTTGTTGGCTGAAGATAATGGCGAAGCAGACATCAAGGCTGGGACAACATTAAGGGAGGCTGTAAGGACAATTGTCGTTGCGGATATCGTAATGGGGCTCGATAATGTACTTGCCATCGCAGGTGCGGCTCACGGGAACATCTTACTCGTGATCATCGGTTTACTCGTATCGGTACCAATCATCATTTGGGGAAGTAAATTAATCCTCCATTTCATGGAACGGTTTCCGGCACTCGTCTATATTGGATCTGGAATTCTCGCATTTACAGCAGCTAAGATGATTACAGAGGAACAAATCATCCACAACTTGATTGGACACAATGATTTCCTTAGCGTTCTCCTATACGTATTCATCATCGGTGGAGTCCTGTTATCAGGATGGTTCACCAAACGAATAAAAACACACGAAAGCTTGAACTAA
- the mecA gene encoding adaptor protein MecA gives MEIERVNEYTIKFFITYSDIETRGFDKEEIWQNRERGEELFWEMMDEAHQQEQFSLEGPLWIQVQALDKGLEILVTRASLSQDGSKLELPISDDKQVDVPVDENIEKMLDHQFNSDVDNEDASDHDDEDYLSFMIRFDDIEDLISLSHDINCESFEDILYHYENKYYLYVTFYDSFSESEQDDVLSRLLEFGDETDLTVHRIEEYGKVILAENALEQLNEYFPKK, from the coding sequence ATGGAAATAGAACGTGTAAATGAGTATACAATCAAGTTTTTTATAACTTATAGCGATATAGAGACAAGAGGATTCGATAAAGAGGAAATTTGGCAAAACCGGGAGCGGGGAGAAGAGCTGTTCTGGGAGATGATGGATGAAGCGCATCAACAGGAACAATTTTCATTAGAAGGTCCGCTTTGGATTCAGGTCCAGGCTTTGGATAAAGGACTTGAAATTCTGGTAACACGGGCTTCGTTATCACAGGATGGTTCGAAATTGGAGCTTCCGATATCAGATGACAAGCAGGTCGATGTGCCAGTTGATGAAAACATTGAAAAGATGCTTGACCATCAATTCAATTCAGATGTTGATAACGAAGATGCTTCTGACCACGATGATGAAGATTACTTATCTTTCATGATCCGTTTCGATGACATCGAGGATCTCATTTCATTAAGTCACGATATAAATTGTGAGTCATTTGAAGATATCCTTTATCATTATGAAAACAAGTACTATTTGTACGTGACTTTCTATGATTCGTTCAGTGAATCTGAACAGGATGATGTGTTGAGCAGATTGCTGGAATTTGGTGACGAAACAGATCTTACCGTTCATCGGATCGAAGAGTATGGTAAAGTGATTCTTGCAGAAAATGCGCTCGAACAATTGAACGAGTATTTTCCTAAGAAGTAG